TGCTAATTGCAGAACGTCAGTTTCGCTGTAGTTTCCTTCGCCTAGGCAGAACAATTCCATCAATTCGCGGGCGAAGTTTTCGTTGGGATGAGCCTTGCGATTGACCGCTGAATCGAGGTAGATCAGCATCGCTGGGTCTTGCGAGATTTTGTGAACCAGTTCGCCAAAGTTCCCCAGCGCGTGTTCACGCAGAAGCTGGTTTTGGTTCCACATCATTCTTGCGTCTTTAACTTTCTCGGCTCCGGTAGCAAAATGACCGTGCCAAAAGATCGTCGCTTTCTCGATCAATTGGTTCGGCGTGTTGAGCAGTCGATAGACCCAAGCCGCAGACAACTTCTTCGGGTCACCGCCCGCAAGAGTTGCTTTGGCGAGCGTGTCGGCAGTGGACCGGAACTCGGATGGCTCTTGGTTTTGAGCAATCAGTCCAATGACCACGTCCGAAGGGGCGAGTTTGACTGCCGAGTCTATGCCGGCCAGATCAACGCCAAACCCGGCACGACGGAACAAGTGTGCTGCCGCCGATCGGTCCCAAGGTCGTTCGGAAGACGGCTGAAACGGCTGCCATGCCCAAGCCGCGTCCATGGATTCCGTGTCACTCATTGCTGCGTCTCGGTATTCGACATAACGCGAACCGCAAACTCCAACGCCATTTGCGATTCAGTGATATCTAGGTTCAGTCGAACGTCGTCTAAAAACCCCAGCAGTTCCAGCAGCAAGTCGATCTCACCTTCGGCCGCTTCTTTGCTGTGTCCTTTCTCTAGCATGTTGTTGGCGACCAACTGCGAACGGTTGGCTTTCAGAATGCCTTGCAACGTGGTTGCAACTAGTTTGCCGGTGGTATTCGACGTGTCTTCATCATCAGCCGCTTCTGCGACAGCAGTTTTGACCAATTCCCTTGCCAATGCTGTTGAACTGGAGAGAACGACTCGTTCGCCAGCGAAAGCAATGGTGGGTGAAAAGTTGAACTGAATTCTTTCGTCGAGGCTGTCCGCGTTATCACGGTCGGGAACGTAGCTAGCCGTGATTAGTTTCGCATCGGCTACGGTTTCCATTCCTAAGTCAAGTTGCGGTTGCCCGTTCTGGGCACCAGTGACATTCAGGAACCCAATCAGGCTCTGGAACACTCGTCGCAGTTCCGTCTGCGTTTCGTCGGGATTCTTCATCTGAAATTGAATCGCAAACGATGGCAACTTGATGGCTGGTTGGGGCATCATGCCCGTAAAGTCTTGCTGCACGCCGATCAGTTGCACGTCGCTTTTGAGCGAACCAAGAATGTCGTCGCCAAAGTCGCGACCTGAGAAAATTGTGGTCAGCGTTGTATCGGCAACGGCGATTTGGTCGTTGGCACGATCCGACAGAAAGTCACCCGAACGCAGCCACATTTGGGAAAGATCTCGGTGAGTTGAAAGTGCAAATAATTGATTCGGCACATTCAAGAGCGGCGGTGCGATGGCAAGTTCTGGTTCACCAAAGAAGTACTCGCGAGGCGACTCCCAGTCACGTTGGTGCGGCGCTCCCAATCGAAGCGATACTGCTGTGCTGCTGAGGTCTGCCTGCGCGGTCACATACGGCGTGTTCCGAATGTTTGCCAGCAAACCGCCTAACACGATCTCGGCAATGATGTTATCGACCTTGTCTTTGAAAACTCCTTTGGCAAATCCCAAATCACGCAGCGCCTTGATGTCCGCAAACGCTGTGACAGCGCGGTGATCGAGGTCAACTGACGCGATGTCCTTCTTTGCCGCAACGTAGCTCGGGTTCGTTGCCAGTGTCTGGTCGGCTCGGTCGAGGTATTGGTCGATGATCGCTTTGCCGAGTTCTGAATTGTTCGTAAGTAGCAACCAGTCATGCATCCTAACCATTTTCAATTTATCGCTGACCATGTCGGCTATGAAGCCGCGATAGTCGCCCTGTTTGGCTGTTCCACCTTGCATTTGCCGGAGTGCCAGCACGAAACCGCGAAATCGTTCCAGTAGTTGGGTGTCCGAGGAATGAACTAAGACCGCTGCGCCGCCATTTGCTGAATCCAATGCGACGGTGATGCCACGGTCGCTAAGCGTTCCAAGAGCCTGCTGCCACGGTTTTCCCATGCTCGCTTCAAACGCACGCAGCCCCATTTGCAGTTTTTCTGAACCGCCCGATTGCATCAACGTGTCGTAAGCCGGCAACGCTTCGAGTTTTGAACGCAGTGGATGATCAACTATTGTTTCAAGGATGCTACCCAAGTCCGAAACTTCGGCAAAAGCTACTGTCGAACGAGGCAACAAATCGGTTGCCAAACAATTCGCACCCCGCGGTGGTTCGGCGTACGAACCACATGTCGAAGCGAAGGAACAGGCAAAGACCAGTAGGCACGCCGGGGCTCTTCGAGACAAACTGAAATGGTGAGTCATTTGTAAATTCTGTGATGGGGGCGGTACTCGGATTCGATAGTCTATTCGTTTGACCGGGAAACGTATTTGTATCGGTGCGTATCTTTTCTCGGGAGCGACCAATCGCATACCGGCGGCTATCGCAGCCGTGAAAACTTTCATTCCGCATCCAACTTGCGCATCGTCAGAAGTGATCTCCAAACGCCTTCAACTTGAATGGACCATGTTCAGGTGCATGGTTTCCCCAGTGTATGCCGGATTGTTCTGGTACATTGTCCAGCGCAAGCTTTGGCTATCACGGACAAGACGATTGTCTTAAAAGAAGGAATCAATGGAACGACACATCAAGAGGCGCCGGCGTATCATTGGGTTGGGGGGGCTTGCGATCGGTGCTCTGTTGGCGCTGATTTGGTTTTTTGCATCGCCACGTTTCTTGAAGCCATCAACATTGAATTTTGACTCCGCGAGAAACCTAGAAGTGGCCGAACCGGTAACGATCACGCATGACTTTGATCCCACCGTCGCTAATCCATCCCTGAGTCCAGAGGATGTTGTTCGGTTGCAGTTGGAGTCGCTGCAAGAAACCGCGGAGCGGCCCGAGCGGCTGATCGTTTGCTTCAGTTTGGCTTCGCCTGAGAATCGAATGAATACTGGGCCGTTAAGTCGGTTTGCGGAACTGATTCGCGACGACGCTTATCGCCCCCTTTTAGGTCACCAGAACGCCATGATTGGACGCGCCAAAGTGATCGATGGGCAAGCTGCCGTGATGGCCACGATTATCGCTGTGGATGATCAAGCCTATGCATTCGAATTCCTGCTCTCTCGCTATCGACCGAACGGCTCAACATCTGGTCCGTTACTTGCCGAAGCAACTACCATGGACGGACGTCAACCAGACGATGATTCAAGCAAATGTTGGATGACTGATGGCGTGTATCCTGTTTTTGTTGCGGACGTTTCGGCCGTCAACAGTTCCGGCGTCGAAGAATAGTGTTTGAATGGGAATGGAAACGCCGCCACTAACTGACGAGCAATTGATCGCACAAGTCCGTGCCGGCGATAAGTCGAGCTTGCAGGCATTCCATGATCGATACAGAAATTTGGTGTTTACGGTCGCGCATCGAGTGTGTGGCCAAGAGTGTGACGCCGAGACTGTTTTGGTGACTGTTTTCTGGGAAATTTGGAGAAATCCATCTGCGTGGAATCCACAGCGAGGTTCTGCCCGTACTTATCTATTATTGCTGACTCGCAGCCGCGCCAGGGATTTGATGCGTTCGGAAAGAGGGCGTGCCACCGCGCAGCGAACAGCCGGTGAAGAACTATCATTGCAAAAAAACCGTAGTGAAACGGAGCTTGACCCGTCCGAACAGCTTTTCGATAAGAACCGATCGATGCGTTTACGAGAAGCGACACAAACGCTGCCAGATGACGTGCGTGAAGCGTTAGATTTAGCTTTCTTTGCTGGCTTGACTCATGTGGACATTTCGATCCGGTTAGGGATTCCTCTGGGAACAGTCAAGACACGGATTCGACGAGGTTTGGTTCAGTTGAGAGAACGCCTAACAGCCACAAAAGATGATTGGTTGATCCAGTGAATTGTGATTTTTGCCAACAACGACTTGAGCTGTATGTCCTGGGGGAATTGGATCCGTCAGTTGCACAGTCGATCGCTGAGCACTTGGAGGGCGGCTGCGTTGCCTGCGGTGAGGAATTTGCCGGACTGAACGAATCCATCGATTGCCTCATCGAGGACACCGAGCTTCGGTCGCCCGAAAGTTCAACATGGGAAAAAGTTGCCGCTGCGATCGAATCGGATCAGCCGCCAGGCGGTTTGTCGCATGAAGTCGCGAATCAAGTTGGCTTGGCGATGTCCTCTCGTTTCACTGCGAAACAGATTGCGGCTGGCGTACTTGCGGTTGCATGCGGATTTGGCTTGATGCTGCTGACGCTGAGGGCCACGATCGATCCAGCGCTAGACGATCGTGCGGCGAGTGACCTTGCCTCGGCCGACCCATCGCCACCCTTGAAATCCGATCTAGCGGGCGAGGCTGCTTTTAAGAAGAGCCTGGATTCGACGCAACTAGTTTCTTTCCGCGAACCAAACCAACCAGGTCGAGCGACTGGCAGCATGGTGGTTGACTTCGATGCAAGACAACTTCACGTCCATGTGGAAATGCGGGATACACACGACTACACGCTTTGGTTTGTGACGACCAGCGGCGAGTGGATTTCGGGCGGGCGACTCGACCATCTCAGCAATAACCATTATGGGAAAGTGATTGACATTCCCGTGACGAAGTCTCCGATCGCGCACACCGCGATCGCGATCGAATCGTCGGACGCGACGAGGTCATTTGAACGAAACGTTGCGCTGGTAAGCGACACGATCAGTGGTCTGAAAGGCAAGTCTCTCTAACGCTGTTTCTCAGCCGATTTGCTTTGCTTTGAGTTGGATGGCAGTTCCGCCGCCGAACAGCTTGAACCATTTCTTTCGATTATTCTCGTTTTTTGGAATCTGCCGAACAGCGGCTGCTCGTACTTCTTGTGCTTTACCCAAAACCGATGGCTGATTGCCAGCGTCGGTGCGGCATTAACAAACAAGATTCGAGCAACCATGACTTTCCTACGCCGAAGAAACAATCAATCCGCTCAGACAAGTGGCTCGCGATCGACCAAGGCTGGTCGCAAATCAACCAAGCGGTCAGCGCCAACGGCCCGTCGTCGATCGCTGCATTGCGAATCACTCGAAGCCCGCCGTCTACTAACGAGTTACTTGGTCGATACGGTCGCTGACACGATCGCCGACGATGGATTCGTTAGTCTGCGAGAAGCGATCCAAGCGGCGAATACAAACTCGGCGGTCGGTGACGTCGCTGCGGGCGAACCGGGTGCAACAGCGACTGACACGATTCGATTTTCATCTTCGCTTGGGAACGCAACGATTCTGTTGGACGGTTCCGAATTAGTGATTTCTGATTCGCTGAGTATCTCGCGTGGTGATGCGTCGTCAATCACGATTGATGGTGCGGGATTGAGCCGCGTTCTGAATGTTGGGATGGGAGCAAGCGACGTATCGCTTCGGGATTTGACGATCACTGGTGGATCGGCAGAAGTTGGCGGTGGATTGTTGTTGGCGAGTTCAGGCCGCGTGACATTGGACACCGTCAATGTTGTTGGCAACTTGGCAACCGGCGCGGCGGCCAGTCAAGGTGGTGGCGGCATTTTCAGCTCGGATACGACTTTGACAATTCTGGGTGGCTCGATCGTTGGTAACGTGGCCAGCGGAGCGAGCGGCTCGGGCGGTGGAGTGTTCAGCGCGTCGGGCGACGTTGTCATTCGCAACACCAAGATCGAGAGCAACGTTGCGAACCGCGCTGGCGGCGGCATCGAGTTGGTGGTGGGGTCATTGCTGCTGAGTGATGTAACATTGGGCGGGCTTTCCCAGAATCAAGGGAACATCGCCGGTCCAGCCGGTTCGGCGTCACCGGGGAATGGCGGCGGATTACACGTAACTGGCGACGGCGGAACAACCCCGACGCTTGTGACGGTTACGGGCGGCAGCGTACTTAGCAATATGGCTGCTACCGAAGGCGGCGGGCTTTGGAATCAGAGCGGCGTAACCATGACTGTCACCGGCGATGCGTTCGTTGCCGGGAATCGTGCTGGTGGTGCGCTCAACACTCAGGGTGGCGGTGGCATCTTCAATAACGGTGGTCTGCTGGTCTTAAGTGACGTGCGCATCCTAAACAATGCAACAACAGGCGCAGCGGGCGGCGGCGGTGGCGTCGCAACGCGTGGCGGCACAGTTTCAATCGATCATTCATTGATCGCCGGCAATTTTTCGGCTGGCGAATCCGGATCGGGTGGCGGAATTCTGGCACTCGGTACCGCTCAAGTGAGCGCCGTTGATACGGAAATCAGCGGTAACGTGGCAAGTCGCGCCGGAGGAGGAATCGAACTGGCAACCTCCCCATCGTCTCGCAACGCTCTAACGCTGCTTGGTGTCGAACTGAGTGACAACAACGCGGGCGTAGTCGACGATGACGCCACAGCCGCAGCGCCCGGCAACGGTGGCGGCTTGCACATCACGGGCTCAGCGAACGCGTTGATTGCGGAAAGCCTGATAAGCGAAAACATCGCCGCGAATGAAGGCGGCGGACTTTGGAACGGATCGGGAACTTTGATCGTCGAGAACACTCGCGTTGTTGGTAACGTCGCGTCGGGCGATGCTGCCGACAACGGCGGAGGTGGAGTCTACAACGAAGGCGGAATCGTGGTC
The Rubripirellula reticaptiva DNA segment above includes these coding regions:
- a CDS encoding sigma-70 family RNA polymerase sigma factor, with amino-acid sequence MGMETPPLTDEQLIAQVRAGDKSSLQAFHDRYRNLVFTVAHRVCGQECDAETVLVTVFWEIWRNPSAWNPQRGSARTYLLLLTRSRARDLMRSERGRATAQRTAGEELSLQKNRSETELDPSEQLFDKNRSMRLREATQTLPDDVREALDLAFFAGLTHVDISIRLGIPLGTVKTRIRRGLVQLRERLTATKDDWLIQ
- a CDS encoding anti-sigma factor; this translates as MNCDFCQQRLELYVLGELDPSVAQSIAEHLEGGCVACGEEFAGLNESIDCLIEDTELRSPESSTWEKVAAAIESDQPPGGLSHEVANQVGLAMSSRFTAKQIAAGVLAVACGFGLMLLTLRATIDPALDDRAASDLASADPSPPLKSDLAGEAAFKKSLDSTQLVSFREPNQPGRATGSMVVDFDARQLHVHVEMRDTHDYTLWFVTTSGEWISGGRLDHLSNNHYGKVIDIPVTKSPIAHTAIAIESSDATRSFERNVALVSDTISGLKGKSL